In Fusarium oxysporum f. sp. lycopersici 4287 chromosome 6, whole genome shotgun sequence, a single window of DNA contains:
- a CDS encoding hydroxymethylglutaryl-coenzyme A reductase, with the protein MSSDISANKPELLRSWALAFKNAGNLQKEYDGKVCVENCIGFCQIPLAVAGPLQVAGSASPDKVYAPLATYEGTLVASCSRGCKAFNASGGIHIEILSNSMSRGPVFTFDNPDHAVIFAKQLPALKPIFSRWAEETSAHVRLQAMQPTVIGSKVHVLCSYSCGSAAGQNMVTKATQHACEMLRDSLADEFSIRGFLIEGQMASDKKPSWGNVKKARGVETLVWGTLSADACREVLGCTTYELYATQQIIKEGGIRNGQFGCNVNTVNIIAAMFIATGQDPASTAEACWSHLTSELDPKTGALTMSLYLPSLPVGTIGGGTGLPMQREALKLLKCDGDGAGQKERLAGLIAAFGLALDASTSAAITNDTFTASHMRLGRGQERPKL; encoded by the coding sequence ATGAGCTCTGATATATCAGCTAACAAACCTGAGCTCTTGCGTTCTTGGGCGCTTGCGTTCAAAAATGCTGGAAATTTGCAAAAGGAATATGACGGCAAGGTATGCGTCGAGAATTGCATTGGCTTCTGCCAGATTCCTCTAGCCGTCGCAGGCCCTTTGCAGGTGGCTGGATCAGCTTCGCCGGACAAAGTCTACGCTCCACTCGCCACATACGAAGGGACACTCGTTGCCAGCTGTTCCAGAGGATGCAAAGCATTCAACGCTTCTGGAGGAATTCACATCGAGatcctcagcaacagcatgAGTCGAGGTCCTGTATTCACTTTTGACAACCCCGACCATGCAGTTATATTCGCGAAACAGTTACCGGCTTTGAAACCAATATTCTCACGATGGGCGGAGGAAACAAGTGCACACGTACGGCTTCAGGCCATGCAACCCACTGTAATCGGTTCCAAAGTGCATGTGCTCTGTAGCTACAGTTGTGGGAGTGCAGCTGGCCAGAACATGGTCACCAAGGCCACCCAACACGCCTGCGAGATGCTCCGAGACTCTCTAGCCGACGAATTCAGTATCCGGGGATTCCTTATAGAGGGACAGATGGCATCTGATAAGAAGCCGTCGTGGGGCAACGTGAAGAAAGCGCGAGGCGTTGAGACACTGGTTTGGGGAACACTCTCCGCTGATGCCTGTCGAGAGGTGCTGGGCTGTACCACTTATGAACTCTATGCCACCCAGCAGATCATAAAGGAGGGAGGGATCCGAAACGGTCAGTTTGGCTGCAATGTCAACAcagtcaacatcattgcCGCTATGTTCATTGCCACCGGTCAGGATCCTGCCAGCACTGCCGAGGCATGCTGGAGCCATCTGACTTCAGAACTTGACCCTAAGACGGGCGCACTCACCATGAGTCTCTATCTACCTTCCCTGCCTGTGGGCACCATTGGCGGTGGCACTGGATTACCGATGCAGAGGGAGGCTCTCAAATTGCTTAAATgcgatggtgatggagcAGGGCAGAAAGAGCGGCTTGCTGGTCTCATCGCCGCTTTTGGCCTTGCCTTGGATGCCAGCACGAGTGCGGCGATCACCAATGACACGTTCACCGCCAGCCACATGCGATTAGGAAGGGGACAAGAGCGGCCGAAATTGTGA
- a CDS encoding hypothetical protein (At least one base has a quality score < 10) has protein sequence MILKCLQLLQTRLRDFLPGMDIIEMFDVCAGTSTGGICALSLAHKGISIKKAIQEFTDLSQRVFVTQPIWTRVLNLLARGSIYGSRAIDEPLKSHYGESTLSDYSLASARAAKILVTVTGTPSGDHILSNFNGVGLDASHCDFEQAFCQLSDPERQKAILAWQAARCTSSAPGTFPPFTINGVGTFQDGAMWRNNPMGVGLSLLPSLSSGHLLPDIALSIGTGCNKRLRTRHPGSSTVALPTSNHLECPTPQLPLWRKFPLLDLAYRLGTSFCESIAMDGEKFYSHLVSEVLRSEVADRCRRLNVEFPFGCPSLDDSASLSLLVETATEQYQSDSTMQEVLDRLLSSLFHFEIFSRPIRRRTHVSFSGRIFCNIQPGDRLDHFIKVLRECKAEFLVNGKFIALDNIGDWGASEFEFPIRGTVTDMQTQLDIFLCWNVAGKQTKERISRSPFSLDELMEAQGWDTPQGRALRPQVGRRHKRRLNCHATWTRIKKARQ, from the exons ATGATACTGAAATGTCTACAACTATTGCAGACGAGACTACGGGACTTCCTCCCCGGGATGGACATTATTGAGATGTTTGATGTTTGTGCTGGGACAAGCACAG GTGGAATCTGTGCTTTGTCGCTCGCTCACAAAGGTATCTCAATCAAGAAGGCTATCCAAGAGTTTACAGATCTTAGTCAGCGCGTTTTCGTCACGCAGCCAATTTGGACAAGAGTCTTGAACTTGCTCGCCCGTGGATCAATCTACGGTAGCCGTGCGATAGACGAGCCACTCAAGAGCCACTACGGTGAAAGCACGCTATCCGACTACTCCCTCGCATCTGCTCGCGCTGCCAAGATTCTCGTCACAGTGACGGGAACACCGAGCGGGGATCACATCCTGAGTAACTTTAACGGTGTCGGTCTCGACGCCTCGCACTGCGACTTTGAACAGGCGTTTTGTCAACTTAGCGATCCAGAAAGGCAAAAAGCAATTCTTGCCTGGCAAGC GGCACGGTGCACGTCTTCTGCACCCGGTACGTTTCCTCCTTTCACTATCAACGGCGTCGGTACATTCCAGGACGGTGCCATGTGGCGAAACAATCCAATGGGTGTGGGCCTGTCTCTACTCCCTTCTCTATCTTCTGGCCATTTACTACCCGACATTGCGCTCTCGATTGGCACTGGTTGTAATAAGAGGCTACGCACGCGCCACCCAGGTTCGTCCACTGTCGCCCTTCCTACTTCGAACCATCTTGAATGCCCTACACCGCAGCTGCCCCTATGGAGGAAGTTTCCCCTCTTAGATTTAGCATACAGGCTTGGCACTTCCTTTTGCGAAAGCATAGCCATGGACGGCGAAAAGTTCTACAGTCATTTGGTTTCTGAGGTCCTGAGGTCCGAAGTGGCTGACCGATGCCGACGGTTGAATGTTGAATTTCCCTTCGGTTGCCCTTCTTTGGACGACTCAGCATCGTTATCATTACTAGTGGAAACTGCCACAGAGCAATACCAATCGGATTCCACCATGCAGGAGGTCCTAGACCGCCTACTATCAAGCCTCTTCCACTTCGAGATCTTTAGCCGGCCTATACGACGGCGAACACACGTAAGCTTTTCTGGCCGCATCTTCTGCAACATTCAGCCCGGCGATAGACTTGATCATTTCATCAAGGTTCTACGGGAATGTAAGGCTGAGTTTTTGGTCAACGGCAAGTTCATAGCTCTGGATAATATAGGAGACTGGGGCGCGTCAGAGTTCGAGTTTCCCATCCGAGGGACAGTTACTGACATGCAGACGCAActcgatatcttcctttGCTGGAATGTGGCGGGCAAACAAACGAAGGAAAGAATCAGCCGCTCTCCCTTCAGCCTCGATGAGCTCATGGAGGCCCAGGGCTGGGACACGCCCCAAGGCCGGGCTCTACGACCCCAGGTAGGACGTAGACATAAACGTAGACTCAACTGCCATGCTACCTGGACGCGAATCAAGAAGGCCCGACAGTAG